The following DNA comes from Bradyrhizobium manausense.
CCTTGCCCGCGTGCTGCACCAGCACGCGCAGGAGGTCGTATTCCTTCGGCGATAGCTTGACGTCGCGCTCGCCGAGCTTGACGATACGGCGGACGAGATCGACGGAGAGATCGCCGGTGCGGAAGATCGGGCGCTCGCCCTGCACCTGCAACTGGTGCCGTAGCGCGGCGCGCAGGCGCGCCAAAAGCTCGTCCATGCCGAACGGCTTCGTCAGATAGTCATCGGCGCCGAGATCCAGCGCCTGCACCTTGCCGGCCTCGTCGCCGCGGCTGGACAGCACAACGATCGGCACGCTGTCGTTGCGGGCGCGGATGGTGCGAAGCAGCTCATGGCCCTGGATGTCGGGCAGGCCGAGATCGAGAATGATCAGCGCCGGCTCCTCTGTGAGCTTCTCGAGCGCGATCTTGCCGTTCGACGCCTCCAAAATCTCATAACCTTGCGTCGACAGCCCCATCCGCAGCAATTTCCGGATCGGAGGCTCGTCGTCGATCACCAAAACCTTGATCGGGGCAGCGCTCATGCGGCGGTATCCAATGCGTGGGTCTGTGCCGGAACCGGCAGACGGATGGTGAGAACCGCGCCGCTCCGGTCGCTGCGATTGGCAGCCGAGATCGTGCCGCGCATCGCCTCGACGAAACCGCGGGAGATCGCGAGCCCTAGTCCGGTGCCGGGCCGGACATGATCACCCTTCTGCACGCGATAAAACTTGTCGAACACGCTCTCGAGCTCGTCGGGCGGGATGCCGGCGCCTTCGTCGGCGATATCAAGCACCACTTGGTCGCGTTCACGCCGGCTCCCGATCGTGACAATGGTCTCCGCGGGCGAATATTTTGCCGCGTTGTCGAGCAGGTTGAACAGCACCTGCTCGAACAGAACGGCGTCGAGCTCGAGCATTG
Coding sequences within:
- a CDS encoding response regulator, which produces MSAAPIKVLVIDDEPPIRKLLRMGLSTQGYEILEASNGKIALEKLTEEPALIILDLGLPDIQGHELLRTIRARNDSVPIVVLSSRGDEAGKVQALDLGADDYLTKPFGMDELLARLRAALRHQLQVQGERPIFRTGDLSVDLVRRIVKLGERDVKLSPKEYDLLRVLVQHAGKVLTHRFLLKELWDELTDAQYLRVYVRQLRQKIEADPERPQYVLTETGIGYRLKAGD